The following proteins are co-located in the Microvirga ossetica genome:
- a CDS encoding dihydrodipicolinate synthase family protein, translated as MATIGWEGVFPAVTTQFKPNLDLDIDATARVMDGLIRDGVSGLIVCGTVGENTSLSRAEKVAVMEAAKDVSHGRVPVIAGVAEFTTAFASEVAKEAERVGLDGVMVMPALVYSSKPHETAAHFRGVAKATSLPIMVYNNPPIYKNDVTPDILASLADCDNVVCFKDSSGDTRRFTDTKNMVGDRFVLFAGLDDVVVESVMLGAAGWVSGMSNAFPQEGETLFRLAKAGRYDEARALYEWFMPLLHLDARPDLVQCIKLCEQIMGRGSELTRPPRLALGNEERAAVEAIMSKALKTRPALADVGLKSAA; from the coding sequence ATGGCGACGATCGGCTGGGAAGGGGTCTTTCCCGCGGTGACCACTCAGTTCAAGCCCAATCTCGACCTGGACATCGATGCGACGGCCAGGGTGATGGATGGCCTGATCCGCGACGGCGTCTCCGGGCTGATCGTCTGCGGCACGGTGGGAGAGAACACGTCGCTGAGCCGCGCGGAGAAGGTGGCGGTCATGGAGGCGGCCAAGGACGTCTCCCACGGCCGGGTGCCGGTAATCGCGGGCGTCGCCGAGTTCACGACGGCCTTCGCGTCCGAGGTGGCGAAGGAGGCCGAGCGCGTCGGGCTCGACGGCGTCATGGTCATGCCGGCTTTGGTCTATTCCTCGAAGCCGCATGAGACGGCCGCCCATTTCCGCGGGGTCGCCAAGGCGACCAGCCTGCCGATCATGGTCTACAACAACCCGCCGATCTACAAGAACGACGTGACGCCGGACATCCTGGCGTCCCTGGCCGATTGCGACAACGTCGTCTGCTTCAAGGATTCGTCCGGCGACACGCGCCGCTTCACGGATACGAAGAACATGGTCGGCGACCGCTTCGTCCTGTTCGCGGGCCTCGATGACGTGGTGGTCGAGAGCGTGATGCTGGGCGCCGCCGGCTGGGTTTCCGGCATGTCGAACGCTTTCCCGCAGGAGGGCGAGACGCTCTTCCGCCTGGCGAAGGCCGGGCGCTATGACGAGGCGCGCGCGCTCTATGAATGGTTCATGCCGCTGCTGCACCTCGATGCCCGCCCCGATCTCGTGCAATGCATCAAGCTGTGCGAGCAGATCATGGGGCGCGGCTCCGAGCTGACCCGCCCGCCGCGTCTGGCCCTCGGCAACGAGGAGCGTGCCGCGGTGGAGGCGATCATGAGCAAGGCGCTGAAGACGCGTCCCGCCCTTGCGGACGTCGGATTGAAATCCGCCGCCTGA